From one Solanum stenotomum isolate F172 chromosome 12, ASM1918654v1, whole genome shotgun sequence genomic stretch:
- the LOC125847996 gene encoding homeobox-leucine zipper protein ATHB-40-like translates to MNHQIIEDDNMVLISQYYPDIYTQLVPQQGESKPRRRRRKKNKLGEGSGSDQMMMMRKRKLSEEQVNFLEQSFEDEHKLESERKDKLATELGLDPRQVAVWFQNRRARWKSKKLEEEYSKLKSEHDNNVVEKCRLETEVLRLKEQLNESEKEIKRLLLERCDGVSSNYTSPSASSFSMEAPFLGEFGMEALDNVFYAQENNYVQGLDWVNLYI, encoded by the exons ATGAACCATCAGATTATAGAAGATGACAATATGGTACTCATTTCCCAGTACTATCCTGATATTTACACCCAACTTGTACCACAACAAG GAGAGTCAAAGCCGCGGAGAAGAAGacgtaagaaaaataaattaggagAAGGGAGTGGGAGTGAtcagatgatgatgatgaggaagAGGAAGTTGAGTGAAGAACAAGTTAATTTTCTTGAGCAAAGTTTTGAGGACGAGCACAAACTTGAGTCAGAGAGAAAGGACAAGCTAGCCACTGAGCTAGGGCTCGACCCTAGACAAGTTGCGGTGTGGTTCCAGAACAGGAGGGCTCGTTGGAAGAGCAAGAAGCTAGAGGAGGAATATTCCAAGTTGAAATCTGAACATGACAACAATGTTGTTGAGAAGTGTCGTCTTGAAACTGAG gtattgaggttgaaggaacaattgaatGAATCAGAGAAGGAGATAAAAAGGCTATTATTAGAGCGATGTGATGGGGTATCGAGTAATTACACAAGTCCAAGTGCTTCATCTTTCTCAATGGAAGCACCATTTCTAGGGGAATTTGGAATGGAGGCATTGGATAATGTGTTCTATGCACAAGAGAATAATTATGTTCAAGGATTAGATTGGGTGAACCtatatatttga